One window from the genome of Amycolatopsis sp. NBC_01480 encodes:
- the metX gene encoding homoserine O-acetyltransferase MetX, whose translation MTDSGTGLPPVTGAWRPGDPPGRRKWFTGPGALALEAGGSLPSYTLAYETWGTLNSDGSNAVLIEHALTGDSHAAGPAEPGHPSPGWWDGLIGPGKAFDTDELFVVVPNVLGGCQGSTGPSSDAEDGRPYGSRFPVVTARDQVRTEEALADALGVYRWAAVAGGSMGGMRALEWAVSTPDRVDSVLVLASTARASAEQIAWAAPQLHAIRSDPGWHGGDYYGRPDGEGPHRGLGVARRIAHVTYRSEPELAQRFGRRYQGEEDPLRGGRFAVESYLDHHAEKLAARFDAGSYVVLTESMNTHDIGRDRGGIGAALAQVTARTVVAGVDSDRLYPLYQSAEIAGAAGGEAAVVSSPYGHDSFLIESGQIGALVKSLLG comes from the coding sequence GTGACGGATTCCGGCACCGGTCTCCCGCCGGTCACCGGAGCATGGCGGCCGGGTGACCCGCCCGGCCGGCGAAAGTGGTTCACCGGCCCCGGCGCGCTCGCGCTGGAGGCCGGTGGCTCGCTGCCGTCGTACACCCTCGCGTACGAAACCTGGGGCACGCTGAACTCCGACGGCTCCAACGCCGTCCTCATCGAGCACGCCCTCACCGGCGACAGCCACGCGGCCGGCCCCGCTGAGCCGGGCCACCCCAGCCCGGGCTGGTGGGACGGGCTGATCGGGCCGGGCAAGGCCTTCGACACCGACGAGCTGTTCGTGGTGGTCCCGAACGTGCTCGGCGGCTGCCAGGGCTCGACCGGGCCTTCGTCCGACGCCGAAGACGGGCGGCCGTACGGCAGCCGCTTCCCCGTCGTGACGGCGCGGGACCAGGTGCGCACCGAAGAGGCGCTCGCGGACGCGCTCGGCGTGTACCGCTGGGCGGCCGTCGCGGGCGGGTCGATGGGCGGCATGCGGGCGCTCGAATGGGCCGTTTCCACGCCCGATCGGGTGGATTCGGTGCTGGTGCTGGCGTCCACGGCGCGGGCCTCGGCCGAGCAGATCGCCTGGGCCGCCCCGCAGCTGCACGCCATCCGCTCCGACCCGGGCTGGCACGGCGGGGACTACTACGGCCGTCCCGACGGCGAAGGCCCGCACCGCGGCCTCGGCGTCGCCCGGCGGATCGCGCACGTGACCTACCGCAGCGAGCCCGAGCTGGCCCAGCGCTTCGGCCGCCGGTACCAGGGCGAGGAGGACCCGTTGCGCGGCGGGCGGTTCGCCGTCGAGTCCTATTTGGACCACCACGCGGAGAAGCTGGCCGCGCGCTTCGACGCGGGCTCGTACGTGGTGCTGACGGAGTCGATGAACACGCACGACATCGGCCGGGACCGCGGCGGGATCGGTGCGGCGCTGGCGCAGGTCACCGCGCGGACCGTGGTCGCCGGCGTGGACAGCGACCGGCTGTACCCGCTGTACCAGTCGGCGGAGATCGCGGGCGCGGCCGGCGGCGAGGCCGCGGTGGTTTCCTCGCCGTACGGCCACGATTCGTTCCTGATCGAGAGCGGCCAGATCGGCGCGCTGGTGAAGTCCCTGCTCGGCTGA
- a CDS encoding phosphoribosyltransferase encodes MTDAADLVRARFRWIDGHADVWALFRDPRALTAMVAALADPYRSLGVTAVCGVESRGFLLGGAAAVELGAGFVAVRKGGLLPGDKISREAAPDYRGQRHRLRLQRAALRPDDRVLFVDDWIETGSQATAVRAMVEECGATWLGCSVIVDQLGAPWARGIVTTDELGDAE; translated from the coding sequence ATGACCGACGCCGCCGATTTGGTCCGCGCGCGGTTCCGTTGGATCGACGGCCACGCGGACGTCTGGGCGCTCTTCCGCGACCCGCGCGCGTTGACGGCGATGGTCGCGGCACTCGCCGACCCGTACCGAAGCCTGGGCGTTACCGCGGTCTGCGGGGTCGAGTCTCGCGGTTTCCTGCTGGGCGGCGCGGCGGCGGTGGAGCTCGGCGCCGGTTTCGTCGCCGTGCGGAAGGGCGGCCTGCTGCCGGGCGACAAGATCAGCCGCGAGGCCGCCCCCGACTACCGCGGACAGCGGCACCGCCTGCGCCTGCAGCGCGCCGCTCTTCGCCCGGACGACCGGGTCCTGTTCGTCGACGACTGGATCGAGACCGGCAGCCAGGCCACCGCGGTCCGGGCCATGGTCGAGGAGTGCGGCGCGACCTGGCTGGGCTGCAGTGTGATCGTCGATCAGCTCGGCGCCCCGTGGGCACGGGGGATCGTCACGACGGACGAGCTGGGAGACGCCGAATGA
- a CDS encoding acyl-CoA dehydrogenase family protein yields the protein MIDFRLDEEYEALRKTVEDFAQAEVAPVIGPMYEKEEFPYEIVAKMGGMGLFGLPFAEEFGGMGGDYFALCLALEELARIDSSVAITLEAGVSLGAMPIYRFGTQEQKETWLPALCTGEALGGFGLTEPGGGSDAGATRTRAKLDGEDWVINGSKAFITNSGTDITRLVTVTAVTDVMENGRKEISAIIVPAGTPGFAVARKYSKVGWNCSDTHELSFSDVRVPASNLVGTRGRGYAQFLSILDEGRVAIAAVSVGLAQGCVDECLKYAKDRVAFGHRIGEYQAIQFKIADMEVRTHTARLAYYQAASKMLRGEPFKKEASIAKLVASNAAMDNARDATQIFGGYGFMNEFPVGRFYRDAKILEIGEGTSEVQRMLIARHLGVA from the coding sequence GTGATCGACTTCCGCCTGGACGAAGAGTACGAGGCACTCCGCAAGACGGTCGAGGACTTCGCGCAGGCGGAGGTCGCGCCGGTGATCGGCCCGATGTACGAGAAGGAGGAGTTCCCGTACGAGATCGTGGCCAAGATGGGCGGCATGGGCCTGTTCGGCCTGCCGTTCGCCGAGGAGTTCGGCGGCATGGGCGGTGACTACTTCGCGCTCTGCCTGGCGCTGGAGGAGCTGGCCCGGATCGACTCGTCGGTGGCCATCACGCTCGAGGCGGGCGTCTCGCTCGGGGCGATGCCGATCTACCGCTTCGGCACGCAGGAGCAGAAGGAAACCTGGCTGCCCGCCCTGTGCACGGGCGAGGCGCTGGGCGGCTTCGGCCTGACCGAACCGGGCGGCGGCTCGGACGCCGGCGCCACGCGCACCCGCGCCAAGCTCGACGGCGAGGACTGGGTGATCAACGGCAGCAAGGCGTTCATCACGAACTCCGGCACCGACATCACCCGGCTGGTCACCGTCACGGCCGTCACCGACGTGATGGAGAACGGCCGCAAGGAGATCTCCGCGATCATCGTCCCGGCCGGCACCCCGGGCTTCGCCGTGGCGCGCAAGTACTCGAAGGTCGGCTGGAACTGCTCGGACACCCACGAGCTGTCCTTTTCGGACGTCCGGGTCCCGGCCTCGAACCTGGTCGGCACGCGGGGCCGTGGTTACGCGCAGTTCCTGTCTATTTTGGACGAAGGTCGCGTCGCGATCGCCGCGGTGAGCGTGGGTCTGGCGCAGGGCTGCGTCGACGAGTGCCTGAAGTACGCGAAGGACCGCGTGGCGTTCGGCCACCGTATCGGGGAGTACCAGGCGATCCAGTTCAAGATCGCGGACATGGAGGTGCGCACGCACACCGCGCGCCTGGCGTACTACCAGGCGGCGTCGAAGATGCTCCGCGGTGAGCCGTTCAAGAAGGAAGCTTCGATCGCGAAGCTCGTCGCCTCCAACGCCGCCATGGACAATGCCCGCGACGCCACCCAGATCTTCGGCGGCTACGGCTTCATGAACGAGTTCCCGGTCGGCCGGTTCTACCGTGACGCCAAGATCCTGGAGATCGGCGAGGGGACCAGCGAGGTGCAGCGGATGCTGATCGCGCGGCACCTCGGCGTGGCTTGA
- a CDS encoding acetyl/propionyl/methylcrotonyl-CoA carboxylase subunit alpha, which produces MFTTVLVANRGEIAVRVIRSLRALGVRSVAVYSDADADAKHVREADTAVRIGPAEAAKSYLSIPAIVQAARDTGAQAVHPGYGFLAENAGFARACEEAGLVFIGPPPSAIDAMGDKIHAKATVSAAGVPVVPGASDMDIPEGGFAEAAAKVGYPLLLKPSAGGGGKGMRLVHAESELDAAIESARREAKGSFGDDTLLMERFVTTPRHIEIQVLADAHGTVLHLGERECSLQRRHQKIIEEAPSVLLDEAKRAKMGAAAAEAARSVGYVGAGTVEFILSAHDPDEFFFMEMNTRLQVEHPVTEMVTGLDLVSWQVRIAAGEPLTLRQEDVRLEGHAIEARVYAEDPARGFIPTGGTVLAVHEPSGEGVRVDSWMTEGAVIGSNYDPMLAKVIAYGPDRASALRKLDLALADTALLGVGTNIAFLRGLLADEDVRAGRLDTELVDRRLDELVAGDIPAEFFVAAAMDRLLSLQPSGSTVDPWDVPNGWRLGATGGVTFRLRCSTTQAVVRVEGTPADATVTVDDAEPVRVSARRDGDLLEVRQPQGFLRYRRASSPERTVWLAGEGRSFAFSDQEVRLSARGEAAGAGPVTSPMPGTVLVVKVAAGDEVSAGTPLLIVEAMKMEHTVTAPIDGVVSELSVRAGQQVALDETLAVISPTEEKQ; this is translated from the coding sequence GTGTTCACCACTGTTCTAGTCGCCAACCGCGGGGAGATCGCGGTCCGGGTCATCCGGTCGCTGCGCGCGCTGGGCGTCCGTTCGGTCGCGGTGTACAGCGACGCGGACGCTGACGCGAAGCACGTGCGTGAGGCGGACACCGCGGTCCGCATCGGCCCGGCCGAAGCGGCGAAAAGCTATTTGTCGATACCGGCGATCGTGCAAGCCGCGCGGGACACGGGTGCGCAAGCCGTGCATCCGGGGTACGGCTTCCTGGCCGAGAACGCCGGGTTCGCCCGGGCCTGCGAGGAGGCCGGCCTGGTCTTCATCGGGCCGCCGCCGAGCGCGATCGACGCGATGGGCGACAAGATCCACGCCAAGGCCACGGTGTCCGCGGCCGGGGTGCCGGTCGTGCCCGGAGCGTCCGATATGGACATTCCCGAGGGCGGTTTCGCCGAGGCGGCCGCGAAAGTCGGGTACCCGCTGCTGCTCAAGCCGTCCGCCGGCGGTGGCGGCAAGGGCATGCGGCTGGTGCACGCGGAGTCCGAACTGGACGCCGCGATCGAGTCCGCGCGACGCGAGGCCAAGGGCTCGTTCGGCGACGACACGCTGCTGATGGAGCGGTTCGTCACCACCCCGCGGCACATCGAGATCCAGGTGCTGGCCGACGCGCACGGGACCGTGCTGCACCTCGGCGAGCGCGAGTGCAGCCTGCAGCGGCGGCACCAGAAGATCATCGAAGAGGCGCCTTCGGTGCTGCTCGACGAAGCCAAACGCGCCAAGATGGGCGCGGCTGCCGCCGAGGCCGCGCGGTCCGTGGGCTACGTCGGCGCGGGCACCGTCGAGTTCATCCTGTCGGCGCACGACCCGGACGAGTTCTTCTTCATGGAGATGAACACCCGGCTGCAGGTCGAGCACCCGGTCACGGAGATGGTGACCGGCCTCGACCTTGTCTCGTGGCAGGTCCGGATCGCCGCCGGCGAACCGCTGACGCTGCGCCAGGAGGACGTCCGGCTCGAAGGCCACGCCATCGAAGCGCGGGTGTACGCCGAGGATCCGGCGCGAGGGTTCATCCCGACCGGCGGCACGGTGCTGGCCGTGCACGAGCCTTCGGGCGAAGGCGTGCGCGTCGACTCGTGGATGACCGAGGGCGCCGTGATCGGCTCGAATTACGACCCGATGCTGGCCAAGGTCATCGCGTACGGCCCGGACCGCGCGTCGGCGCTGCGCAAGCTGGACCTCGCGCTGGCCGACACCGCGTTGCTGGGCGTCGGCACGAATATCGCGTTCCTGCGCGGATTGCTGGCCGACGAGGACGTCCGCGCGGGCCGGCTCGACACCGAGCTGGTGGACCGGCGGCTGGACGAGCTGGTCGCCGGCGACATCCCGGCCGAGTTCTTCGTGGCCGCGGCGATGGACCGGCTGCTCTCGCTGCAGCCCAGCGGGTCCACTGTGGACCCGTGGGACGTGCCGAACGGCTGGCGCCTCGGCGCCACCGGTGGCGTGACGTTCCGGCTGCGCTGCTCGACCACACAGGCCGTGGTCCGCGTCGAGGGCACTCCGGCCGACGCCACCGTGACGGTGGACGACGCCGAGCCGGTGCGGGTTTCGGCCCGCCGCGACGGCGATCTGCTGGAAGTCCGTCAGCCGCAAGGATTCCTGCGTTACCGGCGTGCTTCAAGTCCGGAAAGGACAGTCTGGCTGGCCGGCGAGGGACGCAGTTTTGCTTTCTCCGACCAGGAAGTGCGGCTTTCGGCGCGCGGGGAAGCCGCGGGCGCCGGGCCGGTCACCAGTCCCATGCCGGGCACCGTGCTCGTGGTGAAGGTCGCCGCCGGCGACGAGGTCAGCGCGGGCACGCCGTTGCTGATCGTCGAGGCGATGAAGATGGAGCACACCGTGACCGCGCCGATCGACGGTGTGGTGAGTGAGCTTTCCGTCCGCGCCGGCCAGCAGGTCGCGCTGGACGAGACGCTGGCTGTGATCAGCCCGACCGAGGAGAAGCAGTGA
- a CDS encoding carboxyl transferase domain-containing protein, which yields MDTPVLSSSADPRSEPFARSVTSHAELVEDLRKRLAAARLGGPEKSRARHVERGKLLPRDRVDTLLDPGSPFLELSPLAANGLYDDEAPSAGVITGIGRVSGRECVIVANDATVKGGTYYPLTVKKHLRAQEVALHNNLPCIYLVDSGGAFLPRQDDVFPDREHFGRIFYNQATMSARGIPQIAAVLGSCTAGGAYVPAMSDEAVIVRNQGTIFLGGPPLVKAATGEVVTAEELGGGDVHSRQSGVTDHLADDDAHALRIVRSIVSTLGPRTPRPWDVLPTEEPVVDPRELYGVVPTDPRTPYDVREVIARITDGSRFAEFKKEYGSTLVTGFAHIHGHPVGIVANNGVLFSESAMKGAHFIELCDRRSIPLLFLQNITGFMVGKAYEAGGIAKHGAKMVTAVACARVPKFTVIIGGSFGAGNYSMCGRAYSPRFLWMWPNARISVMGGEQAASVLSTVRRDSIEARGGEWSAEDEETFKDPIREQYEAQGSPYYSTARLWDDGVIDPADTRTVLGLALSAAANAPLPEVNYGVFRM from the coding sequence ATGGACACGCCGGTACTGAGCAGCTCCGCGGATCCGCGGAGCGAACCGTTCGCCCGCAGCGTCACCTCGCACGCCGAACTGGTGGAGGACCTGCGCAAGCGGCTGGCCGCCGCGCGCCTCGGCGGGCCGGAGAAGTCGCGCGCGCGGCACGTCGAGCGCGGCAAGCTCCTGCCGCGCGACCGCGTCGACACGCTGCTCGACCCGGGTTCGCCGTTCCTGGAGCTCTCCCCGCTGGCGGCGAACGGCCTGTACGACGACGAGGCCCCGTCCGCCGGCGTGATCACCGGCATCGGGCGGGTGTCCGGCCGCGAGTGCGTGATCGTGGCCAACGACGCCACGGTCAAGGGCGGCACCTACTACCCGCTGACCGTCAAGAAGCACCTGCGCGCCCAGGAAGTGGCGCTGCACAACAACCTTCCGTGCATCTACCTGGTCGACTCGGGCGGCGCGTTCCTGCCGCGCCAGGACGACGTGTTCCCCGACCGGGAGCACTTCGGCCGCATCTTCTACAACCAGGCCACCATGTCCGCGCGGGGCATCCCGCAGATCGCCGCCGTGCTCGGCTCGTGTACCGCGGGCGGCGCGTACGTGCCCGCCATGAGCGACGAAGCGGTGATCGTGCGCAACCAGGGCACGATCTTCCTCGGCGGCCCGCCCCTGGTGAAGGCCGCGACCGGCGAGGTCGTCACGGCCGAGGAGCTGGGCGGCGGCGACGTGCACTCGCGCCAGTCCGGCGTCACCGACCACCTGGCGGACGACGACGCGCACGCGCTGCGCATCGTCCGCTCCATCGTCTCCACCCTCGGCCCGCGCACGCCGCGGCCGTGGGACGTGCTGCCCACCGAGGAGCCGGTCGTCGACCCGCGCGAGCTGTACGGCGTGGTGCCGACCGACCCGCGCACGCCGTACGACGTCCGCGAGGTGATCGCCCGCATCACCGACGGCAGCCGGTTCGCGGAGTTCAAGAAGGAGTACGGCTCGACGCTCGTCACCGGCTTCGCGCACATCCACGGTCACCCGGTCGGCATCGTCGCGAACAACGGCGTGCTGTTCTCCGAGTCGGCGATGAAGGGCGCGCACTTCATCGAACTGTGCGACCGCCGTTCGATCCCGTTGCTGTTCCTCCAGAACATCACCGGCTTCATGGTCGGCAAGGCGTACGAGGCGGGCGGCATCGCCAAGCACGGCGCCAAGATGGTCACCGCCGTCGCCTGCGCGCGGGTGCCGAAGTTCACCGTGATCATCGGCGGCTCGTTCGGCGCCGGGAACTACTCGATGTGCGGCCGGGCGTACTCGCCGCGGTTCCTGTGGATGTGGCCCAATGCGCGGATTTCCGTGATGGGCGGGGAACAGGCGGCTTCGGTGCTGTCCACGGTCCGCCGGGACTCGATCGAGGCCCGCGGCGGCGAGTGGTCCGCCGAGGACGAGGAGACCTTCAAGGACCCGATCCGCGAGCAGTACGAGGCACAAGGCAGCCCGTACTACTCCACCGCGAGGCTGTGGGACGACGGGGTGATCGACCCGGCGGACACCCGCACGGTGCTCGGGCTCGCGCTGTCGGCCGCGGCCAACGCGCCCCTGCCCGAGGTCAACTACGGCGTCTTCCGGATGTGA
- a CDS encoding phosphotransferase: MTGPEEIPLAGGNMNTGVVRVGDTVRRPAGPWTPAVHALLKHLRSTGFRGAPRPLGLDDQGREVLTYAEGPVVHPDHPETMEPDAALTRVARLIRDFHDAVAGFEPPPDARWQVVIPGDGAEIIAHHDLAPWNLVAGAEWVFIDWDTAAPGTRLWDLAYAAPAFAPLRPGTPRAEAKRRLRLFADAYGLDQQQRKKLAQLMGPRSRSMYTHLKTQAEQGNQPWARLWHECHGRVWLAAADYLDAHAEDWRAALLA; the protein is encoded by the coding sequence ATGACCGGGCCCGAGGAAATCCCGCTCGCCGGCGGCAACATGAACACCGGCGTGGTGCGGGTCGGCGACACGGTCCGGCGGCCGGCCGGGCCGTGGACACCCGCGGTGCACGCGCTGCTGAAACACTTGCGCAGCACCGGTTTTCGCGGGGCACCGCGGCCGCTCGGGCTGGACGATCAAGGCCGCGAAGTACTCACCTACGCCGAGGGGCCGGTAGTCCACCCGGACCACCCCGAGACCATGGAGCCCGACGCCGCGCTCACCCGTGTGGCCCGCCTGATCCGGGACTTCCACGACGCCGTCGCGGGATTCGAGCCGCCGCCGGACGCGCGATGGCAGGTCGTGATCCCGGGTGACGGGGCCGAGATCATCGCCCACCACGACCTCGCGCCGTGGAACCTCGTCGCCGGAGCGGAGTGGGTGTTCATCGACTGGGACACCGCCGCGCCCGGGACCCGGCTCTGGGACCTGGCCTACGCCGCGCCCGCCTTCGCGCCGCTGCGACCGGGGACGCCGCGGGCCGAGGCGAAGCGCCGACTACGCCTGTTCGCCGACGCGTACGGCCTCGACCAGCAGCAGCGCAAGAAGCTCGCCCAGCTCATGGGACCGCGATCCCGATCGATGTATACCCACCTCAAAACCCAAGCTGAACAAGGAAATCAGCCGTGGGCGCGGCTGTGGCACGAGTGTCACGGCCGCGTCTGGCTCGCCGCCGCCGATTACCTCGACGCGCACGCCGAGGACTGGAGGGCAGCGCTGCTGGCCTGA
- a CDS encoding SACE_7040 family transcriptional regulator, whose protein sequence is MPANPTPLVTGEKANRREQIMAAAAELFAHHGFHGVGIDDIGAAVGISGPALYRHFRSKDAILGEMLNSISHYLLDGGTERAAIGGSAGELLAALVRFHVDFALDHPALITVQERNLANLTDSDRKEVRALQRQYVEVWVRAIRDAVPGLEEREARSAAHAVFGLINSTPYNRHLGDGELADLLCRLALGALSAAG, encoded by the coding sequence ATGCCGGCGAACCCCACCCCACTCGTGACTGGCGAGAAGGCGAACAGGCGGGAACAGATCATGGCCGCCGCCGCCGAGCTGTTCGCCCACCACGGCTTCCACGGCGTGGGCATCGACGACATCGGCGCCGCGGTGGGCATTTCGGGCCCCGCGCTGTACCGCCACTTCCGCAGCAAGGACGCCATCCTCGGCGAGATGCTGAACTCGATCAGCCACTACCTGCTCGACGGCGGCACCGAGCGCGCGGCGATCGGGGGCTCGGCCGGCGAGCTGCTGGCCGCGCTCGTGCGGTTCCACGTGGACTTCGCGCTCGACCACCCGGCGCTGATCACGGTGCAGGAGCGGAACCTGGCGAATCTCACCGACAGTGACCGCAAAGAGGTCCGGGCGCTGCAACGCCAGTACGTCGAGGTATGGGTGCGGGCGATCCGTGACGCCGTCCCCGGGCTCGAGGAGCGCGAGGCGCGGTCGGCGGCGCACGCGGTTTTCGGCTTGATCAATTCGACGCCGTACAACCGCCATCTCGGTGACGGCGAGCTCGCCGACCTGCTCTGCCGGCTCGCGCTGGGCGCACTTTCGGCGGCCGGCTGA
- a CDS encoding SDR family oxidoreductase, whose product MARPPRSLTGKVIVITGGAQGIGASTASALSRLGARVVIGDLDQARAEKTAAELGTDALALPLDVTDTAAFTGFLDEVERRVGPIDVLINNAGIMPLSPLAEEDDATTRRTLEINLHAVLHGTREAVKRMRPRGTGHIVNVASLAGKSGFPGAATYCATKHAVVGLSESVHLELRGTGVLVSCVMPAVVRTELASGLGEARFIKSVGPEDVAAAIAQALRYPRFDVFVPKSLDLTGRFTRLFPRAFGEWFVRTLGGDQLLASAAHSPERAEYEDRAARSAPAADSGR is encoded by the coding sequence ATGGCCAGGCCGCCCCGTTCGCTCACCGGGAAAGTCATCGTCATCACGGGGGGTGCGCAGGGCATCGGCGCCAGTACCGCGTCGGCGCTGAGCCGGCTCGGCGCGCGGGTGGTGATCGGCGACCTCGACCAGGCTCGCGCGGAGAAGACGGCGGCCGAGCTGGGCACGGACGCGCTCGCCCTGCCGCTCGACGTCACCGACACCGCGGCGTTCACCGGATTCCTCGACGAGGTCGAGCGCCGCGTCGGCCCGATCGACGTGCTGATCAACAACGCCGGCATCATGCCGCTTTCGCCGCTGGCCGAGGAGGACGACGCGACCACGCGGCGGACGTTGGAGATCAACTTGCACGCGGTGCTCCACGGCACGCGCGAGGCCGTGAAACGGATGCGGCCGCGGGGGACCGGGCACATCGTGAACGTCGCCTCGCTGGCCGGAAAGTCCGGTTTTCCCGGCGCGGCCACGTATTGCGCGACCAAGCACGCCGTGGTCGGGCTGTCCGAGTCGGTGCACTTGGAGCTGCGCGGGACCGGGGTGCTGGTGTCCTGCGTGATGCCCGCGGTGGTGCGCACGGAGCTGGCGTCCGGGCTGGGTGAGGCGCGTTTCATCAAGTCCGTGGGGCCGGAGGACGTGGCGGCGGCGATCGCGCAGGCGCTGCGGTATCCGCGGTTCGACGTGTTCGTGCCGAAGTCTTTGGACCTCACGGGCCGCTTCACGCGGCTCTTTCCGCGGGCGTTCGGCGAATGGTTCGTCCGCACTCTCGGCGGCGACCAGCTGCTGGCCTCGGCGGCCCACTCACCGGAACGCGCGGAGTACGAGGATCGGGCCGCGCGCAGCGCGCCGGCGGCGGATTCGGGCCGGTAA
- a CDS encoding SGNH/GDSL hydrolase family protein — protein MCAALGVALLACLGLAGTAGAATSYVALGDSYSSGVGAGDYGSSGACKRSANAYGQLYANAHSGTTFTFLACSGAKTGDVLTQIGSMPSNAGLVTVTVGGNDAGFTDVITTCTLNSDQTCVDRVNTAKAYVQNTLPGLLDKVYAAVKAKAPSAKLVVLSYPRFYTVPGSCSVGLSDTKRSAINSGADTIAGVISARASAAGAQFVDVRSAFDGHNICSSAGDYLHSLTWPVDESYHPTAAGQRGGYYSPLTSAIG, from the coding sequence ATGTGCGCGGCCCTGGGGGTCGCTCTACTCGCTTGCCTCGGCTTGGCCGGCACCGCCGGCGCGGCCACCAGTTACGTGGCCCTCGGCGACTCCTACTCCTCGGGAGTCGGCGCCGGGGACTACGGCAGTTCCGGTGCCTGCAAGCGCAGCGCCAACGCGTACGGCCAGCTGTACGCCAACGCCCACAGCGGCACCACGTTCACCTTCCTCGCCTGCTCCGGCGCGAAGACGGGTGACGTGCTGACCCAGATCGGCTCGATGCCGTCCAACGCCGGCCTGGTGACGGTGACCGTCGGCGGCAACGACGCCGGCTTCACCGACGTGATCACCACCTGCACCCTGAACAGCGACCAGACCTGTGTGGACCGGGTGAACACCGCGAAGGCCTACGTCCAGAACACCCTCCCGGGCCTGCTGGACAAGGTGTACGCGGCGGTCAAGGCGAAGGCGCCCAGCGCCAAGCTCGTGGTGCTGTCCTACCCGCGCTTCTACACCGTGCCGGGTTCCTGCAGCGTCGGCCTGAGCGACACCAAGCGCTCCGCGATCAACTCCGGCGCGGACACCATCGCCGGCGTGATCTCGGCGCGGGCCTCGGCGGCCGGTGCCCAGTTCGTGGACGTCCGGTCGGCGTTCGACGGGCACAACATCTGCTCCTCGGCCGGCGACTACCTGCACAGCCTCACCTGGCCGGTGGACGAGTCGTACCACCCGACGGCCGCCGGCCAGCGGGGCGGCTACTACTCCCCGCTGACCTCCGCGATCGGCTGA
- a CDS encoding GNAT family N-acetyltransferase, whose protein sequence is MGYYIVRSGADTDVDTVLGFFDEAVEWLVARGSSGQWGTEPWSGQQKRIDQVRVMAADPGLRIAEVDGVAAGALIVAEECPAHVPEASERELYIRLLITSRKFGGHGVGARLIEYALDEAKRRGIELVRVDCWAGGDGELQRYYEGQGFKSTVRFDVNGWIGQVLEQRL, encoded by the coding sequence ATGGGGTACTACATCGTCCGATCGGGTGCGGACACCGACGTGGACACCGTGCTCGGGTTCTTCGACGAGGCTGTCGAGTGGCTGGTGGCGCGGGGCAGTTCCGGTCAGTGGGGCACTGAGCCGTGGTCCGGGCAGCAGAAGCGGATCGACCAGGTGCGCGTCATGGCCGCGGATCCGGGCCTGCGGATCGCCGAGGTCGACGGGGTGGCCGCGGGCGCGTTGATCGTGGCCGAGGAATGCCCGGCGCACGTGCCGGAGGCCAGCGAGCGCGAGCTGTACATCCGGCTGCTCATCACGTCGCGGAAGTTCGGCGGCCACGGCGTGGGCGCGCGGCTGATCGAGTACGCGCTGGACGAGGCGAAGCGGCGCGGCATCGAGCTGGTGCGCGTCGACTGCTGGGCCGGCGGCGACGGCGAACTCCAGCGTTATTACGAGGGGCAAGGCTTCAAGTCGACCGTCCGCTTCGACGTCAACGGCTGGATCGGACAGGTGCTCGAACAGCGGTTGTGA